A stretch of DNA from Sebastes fasciatus isolate fSebFas1 chromosome 16, fSebFas1.pri, whole genome shotgun sequence:
TGCTGTAAATGGAGCCACTGCCCACCCACACTATGACCCTGACGGTACCGCCTACAATATGGGCAACTCCTATGGAAGTCACGGTTAGTCCCATCGTCCACATTAaggtttacatactgtaaatcaACAAGAGCTCAGATAGacggtgaaaagaggtgctgcagcacagccggcatgagaaaagtaaagcgtttttttgaacattaaagcatgtaaacatgttctagtagaaacccaaaatataagtatgcacctgaaaataagcataacatGTCCtctttcaaaatataaaaaattccAGGATCCCTGTACAACATCATCAAAGTGCCTCCCAAGAAGACCGATGGCAAAGACACCCTAGAAGGAGCCCAAGTACTCTGCTCTATTGTGCCTGAAGACAAGTCCCATCCCTCCTACTACCACAGCTTTGGTAAGCCGACAGTAGCCGATATATCATTCAATAGTGGTGTCTGTATCGTTCATGCTACGGAGCCCAGTAACACCCTTCTCCCTCTCCCAGCCATGTCTGAGAACTACGTGGTGTTCATCGAGCAGCCAATTAAGATGGACCTGCTGAAGATAGTCACGTGCAAGCTGAGGGGGAAGGCTCTGAGCGACGGCATCTACTGGGATCCTACTAAGGAGACCGTCTTCCATCTCGTCGACAAGCGTACGGGCAAGGTGAGATGTGACTGTTTAATGTAGGAAACTCGATGGATAATTCTGGTGGGGGGAAATAAATCATCATCTAATCGTGTATCGTGTACCGCAGGTGAGCCAAGTGAAGTACCACACCAAGGCCATCTCCACCTTCCATCAGATCAACGCCTTCGAGGAAGATGGATTCTTGATGCTGGACATGTGCTGCTCAGACGACGGCCAAGCCATCAACAACTACCTCATCCAGAACTTACGCAAGTCGGGAGAGGCATTAGATGAGGTCAGTATATAATTACATAAGAGATAATCTCATACTCCTCTTGAGTAATAAATAACTCCTCAGGGCATCATTTGTTAATTTTCTTCCTTTGCAATAAATTATTGCAAAGTACTTCAGGAAGAAAGCTTGTCTGTCAGCTTGAAAGTCTGTCCATAGTTTATCAAATAATCAATCATGTTTTCAAGTGTACTGACAACAAGACATACTGTAAGAAAGGAATCTCTAAATTGTACCCATACTGCACTCTTCCTGTATGATGTCATTCCCAGGTTTACAACACCATGTGCAGGGTGTTCCCTCGGCGTTTCGTTCTGCCCCTTGACGTGACCGCTGAAACGCCACTAAACCAGAACCTGAACAAGCGGCCCTCCAGTGCGGCAACGTGTGTCAAAGTCAGCGAAAATAAGGTGAGTGTGTTCATGTGTCCTGACGGCTCATATTGTGCTGCACAAACTACAACACACTGTTACAAGTCTTACTTAAAAGACCAatgtgtaatatatttactgtaataaatcataaaatgaccatgatatgtcgtcagagattaaggaaacagtTGAGATATACTGGCATCTCCGACAACGATGCTACAGCCAGCATTTTCTcatttgaaatttccattccggtcTGGAACGTCTGTAtttgttttggccggtgtgatcccgtccatGGTCCATTCAGacaccccgttgccacatatCAAACAAATAGGCACGCtaacacagccttctgcagccatggaagcaagcaaacgaactggctcaacagagataacgctaatgttagattctacccgacctgaaaacGCCGTGATGCTAGCACACTCTAACTGCTATCAGCCACACCGGACTAGCCACGGCTCCggtgttttgaatttggactgcagtACCCATTTTAAAAAgctagctgtcagtgctacatattgctcctttaagtaaaaacacagtaatactacagtaggCACTGAAATCTGTTGTAGAATGGGGAAAAATAAACCTACCTACGTGCCATGAAGTAACCACTAAATATGTAACAGTAATGGGATTGcttaatatagaaatataatacTGAAGtctgtgatttattttcatAGGTAGCCTGTATATATGGAGGAAGACAAAGCAATTCAATTCTTCATATTCTTCTAAATGGTTTCTACAATGATTGActtatttaaaatgtgtcacAGTGAACACAGTCCCAGAGATACAACTACAGTCGCCATTTCCACCTCGTAATGGTGTGATGAAGTGTGTTAGAACAAATCCAATGTGAACTCATGGAGGACCGTAGTAAAAGCTCTGTTGATTATAAATGACAGTAGACCGTTGATCCGCACTGTGTCAACAGGTGTTCTGCCAAAGCGAGGATCTCCACGGAGATGACCTCCACGAGTACGGCGGCCTGGAGTTCCCTCAGATCAACTACGCGAAATACAACACGCGACCATACCGTTACTTCTACGGCTGTGGCTTCAGACACCTGGTGGGAGACTCTCTGCTCAAGATGGACCTGAAGGACAAGAAGCTCaaggttggtgtgtgtgtgtgtgtgtgtgtgtgcagtccggTCGCACGAAAAGGTGTGTAAATAACACGATAATGCGTAAGGCAAAAAAAGCGTGTACTGTAATAAGAACGCtcttcttgctttaggcgtgacatgtagtctgtactgaaaATGTTTTGTACATTGACATTTGCGACGTTTTTCCGTAGTGATGtcacgttgtttccgtacatgttgtacttattttaaggccatccatgacattttttctgaaactaagtgagtggttttgttgccccctgctggtaggcCACTGCACCTTCACACAGGTGTGTAATAGTCACGCATCGGCGAGgtaaaacgtgacactgacatgctATCCTCTGGACCGGCGCGTCTGTAACACGGTTACATAATTGTTTAATTGAAGTATAATAATCTGCACTAACTACTCTTAAAATGAGTAAATCGTAAAGGTTAAATACTGAAAGCTTCTATTTGTGAATGTGatatacctgtgtgtgtgtgacctcagGTTTGGTACCAGAAGGGTTCCTTCCCGTCAGAGCCGGCGTTTGTGCCGTCACCTAATGCCGTGGACGAGGACGACGGCGTCatcctctctgtggttctcACCCCCTCACAGGTAAGACGTCGTTTGTGAAGATGTACAGGAACTGTAGGAGAGCACACAAGACGAGAACTTAAATATTTTGTCAGAGGTTTAGTAGTAAAAGTGCTGGTCATTCCTGAGTTACATCAGTTTAATAACGGGCCACTTTAGCGCAACAGTTGCATTCTTGAGTTTTAGTTACCACCAGGCAGCAGGCCAGTTAGCAAGGAGACCCTGAGCTCGCTTCATTTCAGTGTGTCAACTTAACTTTAATGTGAAATACAATGTGAGCAGACGTCTTGAGTTAGTTCTGCATATTacaaacttaaacttaaatcCTAATTTTTCCATTTGAAGAGGCATGTAGAAGAGCGTGAGGGCATCTCGAGCTGTTGTGCTCCTTCCCAACAGCATGTCTTATTaacttcctctcttctcttaaCTATGCTGTTTCTGTAAAGCATGTCAAGTAAgcttatttataaagcacatgtCGAGAGCAGCctttcaaagtgcttcacaataaaagacaaataatcAAATAACAGACAGAGCAAAGGGCATGAAATGCAGACAAAAAGCAAATCTAATATCGAAGGAGAATTAAAGctaaaattaaaacaacattGTGTCGTGACCGGCAGCAGTTTGTTATAGTCTGTCAATCAGCACTGAGAGTCTGACAGACTTTGAGAGTGTGCAGAGCCGATTCAAAATATTTTCTAATACGGCAAATTCAATTTCctacattgatttttttttttaaatgactcatttatttatccattctttttttatatataaagaaCAACATGCCATTGAACAGTCCCATTTTAATTGCTTCATAAATAGTTTTAGTCCTTTTTGATTGTAATTCCACCAAACTTTTCTCTCCAGGATAAAGGAGCATTCCTCTTGGTTTTGGATGCAAAGACATTTGAAGAGCTGGCGAGAGCCAGCGTGCCCGTCAACATGGCTTATGGCTTCCATGGTACCTTCAGCGCCTCTGCATGAAGCTGCTCCTGTCCCAATCAAAGTGTTTCTGAAATGAATACGATACCAAGAATGCCAAATGCAATATTAGAACCACTATATTCCTGATGGTACTGAGTTACTGCTGCACTTTATGAAGATAGATGCAGCGTTCTGTTACTACATATTGTGGTACTTTTCTAAACTGATTTCTGGTTAGTAGTAACATCCAACAGTAgatgattgtaatgtgattggtcaactgagccaaactcttcggactctgctccagctccgctctaactagctttgttcgAGGGCGTGCaaaactagccactaggcaggtatcatgcaaatgtgttacttggtgacatcaccacgttacagaagaaaaatgcacttcaatcaaggcgattcaggcagtgtttctgtgggggagagtaaagCCTGGTTTATGGTCGCCGTAGTGAAGCTGGGCGCGAGGTGAGCCCGCCAGAAAATTCTGGTGTGGTGCGTGAAGGCTCTGCAAGTCGTCGCGGTGGTTTGTTGCGCATATCTGTATTTTTGTAACTACAACATGGACATGGACGCCTTTGAGGAAAGTTCACCTGCATCTCTACAACGTttcattgagagaccacagtgacgtcacatgacattaaatactTAATACATAAAACAGGCAACACACTGGGGAAAGAAGAGGCTTTTTGCCTTGAAAGAATATGAGAGATcgttttgtaaaagctaaaataaaaaaggtttcATGGAAAGAGCGGCGACCCGAGGGGAAGCACCGAGAGACAGAAAGCCATTTTGACTGGGAGGTAACCGACAGTActaattacagtacacaaatgcaaCATCTGGCGGTACGTACGTCGGTGTTTAGTGTTTACTgctgttgccaggcagcctaCTTTCATTTCTGGTACCACTCGTTcactttttgctttttttcaccTCTGTGCATGCTCGTAGTGCGCACGCCATCTATGGAGGCCCGCGCCATGGTTTTCTCAAGCGAGTATAAACCAGGTTtcactccctttggcgtggactttgggctttgtaattttgcagaccttttaaatgcacaaaaaactatataacacacagGTCCCCTTTTAATAATAGTCCTTTTATATCAACCCAGAAACTGGTACTCAAGAGTGTATTTTCATTACTGTGATTTTCAGGTTGCATGATGCTCCGACAACCGGACCAACTTTTGTTACTCGAACAATGTTTTTCTACAGTTTGGATGACTTTTATACACTTTCTTTGCCAATAAAATTTGTACCTCCATCTGAACTGTCAAGTGTCTTTACAAAACTGTGGATTGACTGAATCTAAAAGATAATGTTCAGAAATAGACTAAGGTATAAAAACAGCTGTTtccgcccggatcatcacccgcaccaaatcctccgaccacatcacccccatcctcatccagctgcactggctccctgttaaatcccggattgactacaaaaaccttctgctcacctacaaagccctccataacctcgcccccacctacctcacagacctcctccaggagtacactccctcccgttccctccgttcatcatcagccggacttctgaccacccccacctcacgcctcagcaccatgggagccagggcattcagctgctctgctcccaggttatggaactcactccccccacacatccggcagtctgacaatatcacatctttcaaatccctcctgaaaacccacctgtttaaactggcctactctctctagaactcatcatcacccatcctgttgtttttatattgttttttatctgtctatgttttaacagatttttgtaaggtgtccttgggtgtccagaaaggcgccactaaataaaatgtattattattattattattattactaacacactgacagctgttgttgcctgttgggctgcagtttgccatgttatgatttgagcatatttttcatgctaaatgcagtacctgtgagggtttctggacaatatttgcattgttttgtgttgttaattgattttcaatatcaaacatatacatacatttacataaagcagcatatttgtccactcccatgttgataagagtattaaatacttgacaaatctccctttaaggtacattttgaacagatacaaaatgtgtgattaatttgcgattactcgagataaactatggacaatcatgcgattaattaaatatattaatcgattgacagcccttgtgtttacatagcaacagttgtttgctgctattttaatgctctgaatatcgtatagagcagcTTTAAGGTTCTATAAACCACTTTACTGGGTGGTGAATATCCCCTGAAGGCATGAAATCATCTAAATTACTGTTTGGCTAACATACataatgcaaaaaacaacaaccataaGCTGATTATTTTAAACCTGTGTTTAATACAAATGTGTGCTGAATGGCTATTTGTTTCTGTTGTAAGAAATCCACCCTTCATCCACTAGAGGTCAGCACGAGACCCCATTTCAGCCGCCGTCAGTCTGACTCTGAATCTGCAGAGTCAGGAACTGAACTCACTACCTGACCACGatttgttaataaaaatgtcaaggaaagaaaaaaaactgttgcaCAATTTGCTTTGTCTTGTTTGTGTGCAACAGGACAACAGGAAGTCCTTGGGTTTGTGAGCAGCGACAATGCGACTTCTCCCTCCAGTGACTGTGTTGCACTCTCTGCATTGTAAACCCTCGTGAACGGCAGCTCATTCAGCTCTCGGCTGCATGATTGTGAATGTTAACGGGTCCACTTTCTGGCTCATACAACAGTCTCTGAAGGAGGCGGGCTCAACATGGGCACACTGGCTATATAAGAGGGATCAAACCTGTGACCTTCTCACAATCGGGCGGTCTGTAACCGCCAGCCCATCCCTGCCACTTGAAAAATGTACTGCAAACACTGGAGGAGCCTGGCATTGAACATCAGAGGAGTTATTTCCAAGTCTGTGACCTTAACAACTGCATTTATAGGGCACTTGAGACAGAgtgggggtaaaaaaaaacaaaagacaagaTGCAAGAAAAAACTAGATTTGTGATATTCAAgtgaaaaaaaggagaaaaagtaagagactaaaaaacaaaaaataaaaagagttGGAGTAGATCAAAACTGAATCAATGGATTAAAGCAGAACTAACTGCAGCTTCCCAATTCACTTTTTACGCTGCGTGTGTGGTCGGAGAACAGATGCGCATTTCCATAGAGGAGTGAACaaaagggagaagaaaaaaaaaaatctctctgtgtgttcctGACAGCCGGTTAAAGCAACAGGAACCAAACTCTTAAGAGAAAAACCTCTAAATCTAACCGCTTCTCTTCTGGCCAATTTAAGTTTTGAAAGTTTTCAGGGATGCTTTTTGGAGTACAGAACATGCATTATTGATGGTTACAGCTACACGTAGGACTGCAAGATGGTACATTATGTTAGAACAAAGGTTGATttctaaaaaaatcaaaatgcaTTTCGTGAACAATGTGTGTCTGAAACTTTCAAAGAGTTCCACTACGAGTGCTCATCACTGGCTCCTGCATTCTTCTCTACGGGGCGGCTGCACAATCAATACATTAGTATACTTAATATACTTTGTATATCCAACAGGAGGAATGTGGCATGACGAGACAAAATAGAGCtatcaaaaataattataacGATAAATCAGAGATTTCACATTGATCCAGCTCAGTTATTACAGCTCAGTGAACAGGAATCCACCAGCTGCTTCTTTTGATTTATTCTGCACAGAGAAGTGCAGACACATATCTTCCCTGTAGCAAACAAATCTCCGTTATTAACAATTTTAAATATGCACTAAgatatctgtatttgtttttcaacAAGCGTTAGACAAAACCCTGAATTGGAACTCAGTGTGGTTAAAAACCAGTATAAACATGTTCCGTTGGCGCTTATCGATCACTCAACGTTTGGTTTAATTTTCTTATTTAGCACAGACTGACTGAGCTGCAGGGAGCGGCTCCGTGGCGGCAGGTTTGTAACGTCTATTGAAGCAGTCAGTCGTGTCTCAGGTCAGGAATTGTGATTTTGTTCCGAGCAGGATGGTAGTTTGTGATCAGCTGTGACATAAGATgcacaacatttatttttagcaCTGTTTCTCCTTTTGTGATATGAATAGCTCTGAAAGCTGCTGCCGTTGTGTAAATTCAAGAGACGTTTGAAGTCAGTCAGACACAGATGAGAACATCTGCACTGCCGCAGTCACCGGGACCCACTGAAGACAgattatattagggctgtcaaacgatacaaatatttaatcgtgattaatcgcatgattgtccatagttaattgcgattaatctctgttcaaaatgtaccttaaagggagatttgtcaagtatttaatactcttatcaacatgggagtgttgtatgtatatgtatgtatatatttattattggaaatcaattaacaacacaaaacaatgacacatattgtgcagaaactctcacaggtactgcatttagcataaaaaataaatgacttgtcGCAAAcctcatgtgattatcataaagtgggcatgtctgtaaaggggagactcgtgggtacccattttcattcacatatctggaggtcagaggtcaagggacccctttaaaaatggccatgccagtttttcctcgacaaaattgagcgcaagtttggagcgttacttggcgaccagctagtatgacatggtttagcttttagctttaaaattgagtctGCTGCAACcgaaaaattgcaagttgcgttaaagcgttTAAGATATTTGCGagttatcatgttaactttgacagcctacATATCAAGCTATCAAAAAACTCATTAACAAAATGATCTATCTTCAGAAGAGGGGCTTTAAAGTTAAAGAGGAACTGATAACAGTTAAGTCTTTTTTTGGAGTTTCCTGCAAAATCATCAGGAAATAGTCCCGTCAAAATTAACTAAATCTGACTCAAAGACACCACCGCCACCA
This window harbors:
- the LOC141753199 gene encoding carotenoid-cleaving dioxygenase, mitochondrial-like isoform X1 yields the protein MPPVKFESPTWWLGMILCVCVVPTDHAKPVANEKAKECLASALKGLETIEPLVRSVEETPEPISTYVKGTIPSWINGNLLRNGPGKFEFGNTHYNHWFDGMAMLHQFKITKGQVTYMSRFLHSDAYKNNSEKDRIVMSEFGTLAMPDPCKNFFQRFLSRFEMMVPTDNASVSFVKYKGDYYVSTETNFMHRVNPETLETLEKVDWSKFIAVNGATAHPHYDPDGTAYNMGNSYGSHGSLYNIIKVPPKKTDGKDTLEGAQVLCSIVPEDKSHPSYYHSFAMSENYVVFIEQPIKMDLLKIVTCKLRGKALSDGIYWDPTKETVFHLVDKRTGKVSQVKYHTKAISTFHQINAFEEDGFLMLDMCCSDDGQAINNYLIQNLRKSGEALDEVYNTMCRVFPRRFVLPLDVTAETPLNQNLNKRPSSAATCVKVSENKVFCQSEDLHGDDLHEYGGLEFPQINYAKYNTRPYRYFYGCGFRHLVGDSLLKMDLKDKKLKVWYQKGSFPSEPAFVPSPNAVDEDDGVILSVVLTPSQDKGAFLLVLDAKTFEELARASVPVNMAYGFHGTFSASA
- the LOC141753199 gene encoding carotenoid-cleaving dioxygenase, mitochondrial-like isoform X3, with the protein product MPPVKFESPNHAKPVANEKAKECLASALKGLETIEPLVRSVEETPEPISTYVKGTIPSWINGNLLRNGPGKFEFGNTHYNHWFDGMAMLHQFKITKGQVTYMSRFLHSDAYKNNSEKDRIVMSEFGTLAMPDPCKNFFQRFLSRFEMMVPTDNASVSFVKYKGDYYVSTETNFMHRVNPETLETLEKVDWSKFIAVNGATAHPHYDPDGTAYNMGNSYGSHGSLYNIIKVPPKKTDGKDTLEGAQVLCSIVPEDKSHPSYYHSFAMSENYVVFIEQPIKMDLLKIVTCKLRGKALSDGIYWDPTKETVFHLVDKRTGKVSQVKYHTKAISTFHQINAFEEDGFLMLDMCCSDDGQAINNYLIQNLRKSGEALDEVYNTMCRVFPRRFVLPLDVTAETPLNQNLNKRPSSAATCVKVSENKVFCQSEDLHGDDLHEYGGLEFPQINYAKYNTRPYRYFYGCGFRHLVGDSLLKMDLKDKKLKVWYQKGSFPSEPAFVPSPNAVDEDDGVILSVVLTPSQDKGAFLLVLDAKTFEELARASVPVNMAYGFHGTFSASA
- the LOC141753199 gene encoding carotenoid-cleaving dioxygenase, mitochondrial-like isoform X2; this translates as MILCVCVVPTDHAKPVANEKAKECLASALKGLETIEPLVRSVEETPEPISTYVKGTIPSWINGNLLRNGPGKFEFGNTHYNHWFDGMAMLHQFKITKGQVTYMSRFLHSDAYKNNSEKDRIVMSEFGTLAMPDPCKNFFQRFLSRFEMMVPTDNASVSFVKYKGDYYVSTETNFMHRVNPETLETLEKVDWSKFIAVNGATAHPHYDPDGTAYNMGNSYGSHGSLYNIIKVPPKKTDGKDTLEGAQVLCSIVPEDKSHPSYYHSFAMSENYVVFIEQPIKMDLLKIVTCKLRGKALSDGIYWDPTKETVFHLVDKRTGKVSQVKYHTKAISTFHQINAFEEDGFLMLDMCCSDDGQAINNYLIQNLRKSGEALDEVYNTMCRVFPRRFVLPLDVTAETPLNQNLNKRPSSAATCVKVSENKVFCQSEDLHGDDLHEYGGLEFPQINYAKYNTRPYRYFYGCGFRHLVGDSLLKMDLKDKKLKVWYQKGSFPSEPAFVPSPNAVDEDDGVILSVVLTPSQDKGAFLLVLDAKTFEELARASVPVNMAYGFHGTFSASA